The Schistocerca piceifrons isolate TAMUIC-IGC-003096 chromosome 11, iqSchPice1.1, whole genome shotgun sequence genome includes the window AAAAAAGTGAAAAGGTACCGTCAGAACAAAAGAAAACTCTGGAGCCTGCACACCTTCAGTAGTTTGTAATCTTTCATATCCCCCTATGTACATACTGGGGACCTGAAAAGCATTACAGTTCTTTTCTGTGGGAAAGGGTTTAactgcaggtttaataatgaaacccAGATACTACAGGTGTAGCTCATGCATCAGCTGTTATCACTGCCACTCAGTGTGTAGTGTTACCCTTCAGTATTTAATGGGTGATGATGTGACCATTTGTGTTTGTGTCCTTCAGTCAATGGTGTTCTGCAATGGCAGGAGACCAGATGTTGGGAAGATGTAAAAATTTTCAACAAggctcactccaggtgtactggaAAATTTACAAGCATTTCCATCTGTTTAGACAATATTTCCATTTGTGGAAGGCTTCATATAAGTTGCAGTGCCAAAAACAGTTTTAGATTAAAACCATCTGCAAGTGTGTCATTCACATTCATTCATCAGTATGCAAATTTATTCCCGTGATTGATGTCACCTTGATTCTTGTTCATGAACAGTTATTGTCCAGCTGATCAACATCCATTGTAGATAACGAATGAAAATATTGATGCTTGCACTAGTAATTGATTTATTtggaatcaaacaaaaaaaaatcgttTACCAGGTGAAATAAATTTACCATTCGTAGAGGTGAAAGTGTTGGTGAAACAAGGAGAATGCACTTACAGGGCTAACATAATCGAAGAGGAACATTTAGAAattatttctcttaaataaatctgaaataccttgaacttaaaaattttgaattaaaacaTGTAACTGATTAATTTTTTGATACATTTCATAAATTGTTGTAGACTATTGACTTGTAGCACTGtattttaaaaagattgtaacatgTGAAAGTGAAGTATTTTAGTTCTAATCTAAAAATTTCAGATCAAATCAGCAGTGACTCAGAATAATCATTATTGAATTTCCTCTGGTTATTTTCGTTTTAAACCACTTTTACCTCATCAGTTCCTTACTTCTGGTggaatattataattttaaatcagtaACAGTTACTGAATATGTCAATTCTTATGCACTTTTATGACTTGTGACCTATAGTACTGGATTTATGGTCACtcaaatattgtttctttgttgtATATCTCAATATTTAACGTTATCCTCCTCACTCTTCAGATTTACTCAGACTACTGGTGGGAGTTGCAGCATATCATGTGAAGAAACTTGTCACCATAGACTGGTCCAGGATGAGTTGATGATAGAAATGGAGAAGTCAACACAAGGGTTCAGTACCAATACAGAAGATGTGACTATTGATAAGGAATGCTCAGTTGCCACCCAATATGACTGTAGTACGAGGGAAAAGGAATTACATGTATATAGCTGTAATTTCTGCCAACAGAGCTTTTCTTCAAAATACAGACTCATAATGCATGTGTTTATGCACATTGATGGAACGCAACCACCTTCGTATGATTGTAAGTGGTGTGGTGAGGTATTTCACAGTAATGTTGgcttgaaaaagcatatgacaatGAGTAAGAATTGTCAAGTTTTAACTGCTGACAGTCATGAAAAATATGCACATAGTGATGAGCATCAAACCACTACCTCGTTGGATAGCGAGGCAGAAGTTTCTGTCACAGAACACAATGACCAGTCTTCATGTAAGGAAActtggaaagattcaaagaagcccTCTAATGACATATGTAACACACATATGACAAATGATAGAGAGAAAACAAGTAATTATGGAACTTTGTCTATAGCTGTTAATGTCAGCGCCCAGGCTGATCTACTTACTGCCAACAGAACTGACAGATGTGGTATTTGTGGCAAATTGTTTGCTAGGTCAGGTGATCTCGAGAGACATGTTTCCATTCATACTGGGAAAAGACTTCACAAATGTGATTTTTGTGAGAAATGGTTTGCCCAGTCACGTTATCTAAAGGCTCacacattaattcacactggaaagaaaccttacATGtgcgagatttgtgggaaatcttttactaTGTTAGGTGGTCTTAAGAAACATTCATTACTTCACACTGGAaataaacctcacaaatgtgagatttgtgggaaatcattTACTATATTAGGCAATCTTAACAAACATATATTAATTCACACtggcaagaaacctcacaaatgtgagatgtgTGGGAAAGCTTTTGTGTTTTCAAGCTATCTGAAGGCACACTCATTAATTCACAATGGAAGGAAacttcacaaatgtgagatttgtgggaaatcttttactaTATTAGGTAATCTGAAGAAACatttattaattcacactggaaataaaccccacaaatgtgagatttgtgggaaatcttttgctagGGCAGATCATTGCAAGACACACACATTATTTCACATTGGAAATAAACGTCACAAATGTGAGAattgtgggaaatcttttactaTATTAGCCAATCTTAACAAACacttattaattcacactggaaagaaacctcacaaatgtgagatttgtgggaaatcttttgctgCGTCAGGCTATCTCAGGAATCATGTTTTAATTCACAGTGGAAAGAAACcgcacaaatgtgagatttgtgggaaatctttcacTATGTCAAGCCATCTCAAGAAACacgtattaattcacactggaaagaaaccctaCATGtgcgagatttgtgggaaatcttttactaTGTTAGGTGATCTCAACAAacatgtattaattcacactggaaagaaacctcacaaatgtgagatttgtgggaaatcttttactgTATTAGGCAATCTTAACAAACATGTATTAATTCACAATGGAGAGAAACCTCACaagtgtgagatttgtgggaaatcttttactaTGTTAGGTGATCTCAAGAAACACTCATTAATTCATACTGGAaataaacctcacaaatgtgagatttgtgggaaatcttttgctagGGCAGATAATTGCAAGACACACTCACAATTTCACACTGGAAGTAAAcgtcacaaatgtgagatttgtgggaaatcttttactaTATTAGGCAATCTTAACAAACatttattaattcacactggaaagaaaccccacaaatgtgagatttgtgggaaatcttttactaTGTTAGGTGATCTCAAGAAacatgtattaattcacactggaaagaaacctcataaatgtgagatttgtgggaaatcttttactaTAGTAGGCAATCTTAACAAACacgtattaattcacactggagagaaacctcacaaatgtgagatatGTGGGAAAGCATTTGCGTTGTCATGCTATCTGAAGGAACAcatattaattcacactggaaagaaaccttacATGtgcgagatttgtgggaaatcttttactaTGTCAGGTAATCTCAAGAAACAttcattaattcacactggaaagaaacctctcAAATGTGAGATCTGTGACAAAAGTTTCACTTACTTGGATACTCTCAAGACACATGCATTACTTCACGTcagaaagaaaatgtaattatGTGTTAGTTTACACAAATAGGTTTTCGTGGTTGGTGCCCTGAAGGCCTATAAAATAATGTATGTACCAGGGGACAATAAATTGTACTTTCGGTGAAATAACTTTAAAATCTAGTAGAATTGTGAAAAAACTTGTAATGATGTGTAGTATAGAGTGCTAACAGATAATGTGACAAAAAATTCATATATGTAGCTTCAGATGCCATGAAATCGTATTACCAAATACTCAAGAAACATGAATCAAATATGTTTTTGTCATTAGCACTGCTGCTTTTTCCTATTACCTTGTGACAAGAAGATTGTGAATTGtgataaatccttacatttgtcagtaATCATAAGTATCTTGCAATATTCAGTATAAGGCCAAGGAAATGTGATGACTTGCTGCTTAATATTCCAAACAAAGTCATCATGTAGTACATGTAACTCTGTATTTTAGAAACAGTGACTGTAAAAAGCACTTGCTTCATTGAGGCTAGTAAACTCAATACTGGAGAAACATGATTATAACAATTATTTTACTCAGATATGTTTTCGCAAGAGACTTGGTGTGTCATTAATAGTGTGTACATTTGTGTTCTGTTGGTAGTAATCCTGCATTAGTAAACGTAACAACAAATATAAGAACCTGCTTAATAGCATATTTGGCCACCTTTGGAATACAGTAGTTTGAAAATTCTAAATGATATGGACTTGACACATCATTTACATGTTTCTGGGTGTATGTTGCACCAGTTGTATTCCACACGTTTAGATTAGCTAAATGGTATGGTCAAGACATCAGTGTTAGTTACCATGCTACTCAGACCATGCACATGTGAcatggacaattatcctgctgaaagatgcctcCACTATGGGAGACCACACCAGGAATGAAGGAATCCATGCAGTTGCAATAAATGTCACGTAGTCTGCAACTGTCATGATGCCTTCTGTTGCTAACAGGTGTCCCACAGGAGCCAAAGTGACTGCCCCCATAGCATAATGGGCCCTCTATTTGGTGCCATTCATTTAGATGATAGCATATCTGGATGTGCAACTgacctggtgtaacaggaaatgtcacCCATCCTGACAGTTAACATTTGAATTGACCCTCACTCCAGCCTCAATGATCCCTTGCCCACTGCAGTTGCAAGTTAACATTTTGGTGGAATCGGTATGGAAACATACAGTGACCATATGTTCCAGAGCCACACGTTCCACAATGTACATTGAACTGTGAGTTCCAAAACGTGTATGGCTGCCCCAGCGTTGTTTTCTGTCATTAGATATGTCACATGTTGCCACATACccagctttacagagcaggcaagcttctGACTTCCATACTTTGTGAAGAAGTATAGATGTATTACATCTTATCATAATGTTATGGACTTATTACCTTTCAGCCAATTTCCTCAGATGTTCACAACACTAGCATAGATCCATTGTACCAACTTTTGAGGTGCTAGTTCCCAACTGCAATGCCACTTTAACTTGCCCTTTGCTAAAGTCATTTACATCATTAAATTTACATGTTTGCAGCTCATCTTACTGATAGAACAAAAAGTGTAAATATCTGGTCTGCTTATATACTTGTAAACTGCTTATTGCATCATGTGCATACAACATGGTGTTCATTCTTCTCATGAACAGTGTTCATGACATTTTTGCCCATCAGTGCATCTTCATTTAAATGGGTCAGATGCGGAAATGTGTAATCTAAGAAATTCATCATGCTTGGCTGCCATTTACACTAGTGCACAATAGCtatatttttttgtgaaatatttttgtttcacaaaGCTCTGTACATAATTCAGAGATAATATAGGTAAGTGTTATCCACCAAAGCTCTTAATTACTTGTTCAGCATCTAATACTGCGtaagttctacaaaaaaaaaaaaaaaaaaaagaaataggtaaacaaacattaGGTGTTATGATttgattccaattttttttatacacAAGAACAACACGTGAGAGAGCTCAGAACGTGAGCACtaaatatttcttgtattatatTCAAAGATGATTCCATTGtggatatttttcttaatttgtggtaaatatacatgaggtttttggaaaattgtacttatgcttcagtttcaatttcagaacgattgtttttaattttgatttcCTACCTATTTGTTATTGTCGAAAGTGGTTTAGTATGTTTCATCATATGTGTAACAATGGGAGATAGTTATAATTAAGTGATTGGCACTGTTCTGTGTTGCTACACTTCAGCTGTGACACTTTGTAGTGATATGATTACATTGTATTTCATCTTTCCCATGATAGTACATCCACAACTGCTGTATTGGTTATTCATAATAGACAACATCCACattcatttgtattaaatattattttccaataaaaggaaagaaaaaccggGTTTCTGGACAATAGCCTTATATTCCAATGAATCTGAAAATGTACTACAAAGTGTGGCGACTATACATATTATGAATCTCTaagaaacagtaaaatttgtagtaaCATGTTAAAAAAAGGTACACAATATGGACTGAATATCTGTAGGCGTCAGCTAAGGATGGGTCATATGGTGTTTCTCTGGTACACGAGATGTACTCAGAAAATAAACATATTCAGTGGTTGTGTGGAAAACCACCCAAAGAACTGAGTCTACATAAACACTGTACATACCAACAAATTAAAGAGTGTAACTGCACCTATTAAAATAATAACCTAAGCTAATCACTACAGAATAAACTGTTGTATAAGAATTGTCAAGGACAAGTCAGTTGTAGGTTGTGGATCCAGGAGTAAGGGTAATCAAGCATATTGTTTAAAAAAACAACAATGAGGAGTACTTTAAAACAACTAACTGGTATTTACATCAGAACTTTACTTCTGAGGCCACTAACAGACTGAGGGGCATAGTGCTGGAGAATGGGATAGAAGCACACCTCTGATCAGACTGAAAGCTGGTTGCCAATAGTGAGCCAAATTTATCCCGGCTATGCCCTATGGCCCCATGTGGCCATTAACAGCGGTATCATTGGTTGCTGGATGGTTTTCTAGGTTTTCCTCACTAAGGATGCTTCTCGGAAGTGTCTCCCCATCAGTATCCTCACTGTCAGAATTGTATGAATGTGAACAAGGTATATACAACGGTAACTGATACAGAACTAGCCCCTGACTAGCCACAGCTCTGAAGTGAAACGTATTTCATAAAGTGTTCCCCACTCGGTCTATCAATCTACCACACACACTTCACTCCCCCTCCATAGCAGCAGGCTAATTatttcaaaattacaaaagtagTAGTTTGATGTTTGAAAATGCTCCTTTGGACCGGTGGCTCTTGCTGAAGGATGCAACGTTATAATAGGGGAAACAAATAATTTCCAAAATGCAGTAAAAAAAGTGGACATGAATAGAAAACTAAAAGTATTTAAGAAGTGAGAAATAATACTACAATAATTTAGATTTCGAATTGGCCAATTTTGGCTATTGTAGAAATAATTTTGGCTATTGTAGAAATATACGCAGCCAACTAAAATGATGCACTGATACAGTGGTGTGGTGGTGCCGAGGCAACAGGTGTGCTGACTTTGTACTGAGCCAATAGGGACAGCATGAGGGCTGCCAAGATACATCAGCTGGGCAGTGGCTAAGCTGGTGCAATGGTGATGCCATTGGACAGTGATTGAGTATTGTGGTTCAGAATGACAGCATTGGGGCCAGCAAATGTTGTTACCAGTTGTGAAGGTATAGCCTCACAGATCATGAAAGGCTGCAACACTGCATCAAATGGGTGCATCATCGAAGGTTGGCTGGTTATTTCCATACAAAAGGAGGTCTAGCTCAATAATATTAATAAGATTTATTACTTTTCCTATAATCTCTGCAGTTTGTAGTATAAAAGTTAAAATTACAAAGTTATTGAAGGATACATTACAAACTGATTATATATCCATAATAAACTAATCTCATTAAGACAACTGTAACACTTTCATTGTTTTATTAAATCTTATTTCATGTACTTAGGTTGACAGCCCTGTAGCCAGGCATATGTGCGTGTATGAAGCTCTCActaagttaagtgattaatattgaaataagagctaatttagttaatattacattttagactagtgcatttacttctCATCTAATCTATGTATTGAAGGTTTTGCTTTTCTAAACGTAATTACATCGAAAAGGAAATATTTTGTAAAGCCCGGCAGTTGCGTTGTTGTTTACATATTTTGGCGTAAATTTCGTATGAGTGTAGATATTTGTTTTTGACTAGACTTAGCtcttcaaagttaaattaattcgtGTCTCTCATCCAGAATTTGTGTAGTTGATTAAAAGTTTCTGAGCCAAGTTTATAactttgtttacattagtgttcaGTTGCATACTGGGACAGGTTAAAACCTATTGTgctgttgaagttattttctgcttttgtgtcatgttttactatcaaaccatgtatgacaagtgtggtggttgccgtagaaatttgaaagagagagtgttctgtgtagactgtaggttgtggtttcattggggaGAGTGTAGCGGAGAGGAAACGAGGATagataatgaggctcttccatggcagtgtaggttaCATAGAAAGGATAGAAAAATCGTGGAACTGGcggcaaagatttgtgcccttaaggctgaattagaaatcgCGAATTCGGAATTATGTAAGCTAAGGGAGGAAAAGTACTCTGGGCGCTGGTAAAAGGGAGCAAGCAAAGGGCGGAAAAGGGAAACGGTTGATAAAACTTATAAAATTTAGTTaggaaatcagtttggcttgctatctgaagtaatggaggaagggcctcatccagatttagttgaatgtaggttgaagcagaatattagcttaaagaaaaaagacaggtcgggatcaaaccagaataggaaaagaaaaattctgcttataggtggcagtcatgggaggggtgtgggccaacagCTACAGGAGAAATTAGGGaaagagtaccaggtcacaagttttgtgaaaccaagtgctagccttagccaggtgacagaaaacttatgtcagctatgcaaggactttgagaaggaaaATCGGGTAGTTATAGTTGGGGGAGCAGTaagcagcctggctatgaatccaggGTATAGTATTAGGAGTCACCTGGATAAAATAgaagcagaaactgggcacacgaatGTTGGGTTTTTGGAGGTATTTCAGCGCTATGATCAGCCCTGGGTATCGCGTTTTAACACTGAACTAAACAGGATGCTCCAGAGACCGGcaaagtctcacatgagtgttggtccagttgatgctattggtaggtggggctacactacacatggcctgcaccttattAGGAAAGGGGAAGATaaattagcttctctattagcagatactgtaaggggggccacagtcacacaaggggtgatccctgtggttattgcGACCAAGGCAGACAGGTTCTTTTAGATTAAAGTCAgtttccagacagacaacaaccaaggaaaatagaagaaaagaaacttcatgcacagcaaacAAGGATAAAGGTAAGGATGATATCAacttcactaaaatatcagaggaaTAAAAAAAAGTAGGTGAGCTGATAATGTATGTAGATGATCtcgaaaataagaatgagattcatatactttgtctgtctgagcaccatgtaactgtggggatggaaaatgtcagtataaatgggtatcatTTAGCAATTTACACTTGTAGTTCTAGTATGGAtaaagaaggagttgccattttcataaaacaaaggTATAAATATAGAACTGTTGAAgtgagcaaattttgtgttgatcagcactttgaggtttgtgcatgttaacttcagctagataatgttgatattagcaacagtgtacaggtttccactaggagattgggagctattcataaaaagtttgactccctattatgctgtctgtcagacaaaaagaagaagttattaatctggggtgatttcagtgttaacttttctaagcaattctgataggaaaagtgaactagaagtgttgttaacaacatataacttagaatcagtaatCAGtatccctacacatatagctcaagacagtagtactctaatagataatgtatttgtacagcaagaggatgtagaacaaacacatgccTTCCCTGTGGTacatggattatctgaccatgatgcacaactgattaacttacaaaacataacaggatgtacacttcagaaaccattaagtaaaagtgtgagggtgttcaacccagtatctatagatcacttcagagaaagtttaggaaatgtaaactgggaagatatATATAATgatccaaatgctaatgataaatgcagcatatttcctaataaatttatatccctttttgaacattgttttccaaagaaaattactaaatgtaacaccacaatatttttaaagaaaccttggattattgTAGGTATTaatgtgtcttcagaaagaaaaagaaaactgtatgagacagcaagaagtagttttacactacaaaaataattgtaacacactgagaatagttgtaaggaaatcaagaaatatatatgttagagaacaaattaacaactccagcaataaaatcaaatcaatatggaatgttgttaggagGGAGACAGGAAAACCAACcagtggggtaggtagtattactgataaagagaatgagaccatattAACCAACattacacaggtagccaatgtatttaacaatcacttcttaagtgtaggagaaaaaattggtgagaatagttcaaatgaAAAAGCCAGGCAGCACATGGaaaagtcagttttgaaaaattttagtcggATTAGGTTTCATCTAACaaactcttgtgaaataaggaaagttagtaaatcattgaaaaataaatgttctttaaGAGTAGACGACATCAAAATAATTTGGAGCAATTACAGTTGatattttgagtcacatatgtaatgcatcactgactcagggaatttttccagactggTTAAAATATATCCATTGTGAGGCCTCTCtacaaaagggggaaaccacagatgccaataattaccggccagtatcctagcttacagcattttcaaaaatgtttgagaaagtaatgtactcaagagtggctagctatctcaacagtaatgggatacttagtaaatcaaagtttggatttcagaaatgctgttccactgagacagcaatatgcaATTTCACTCTCTACATAATAGAgtgtttaaatagtaaaatgtcaccagtaggaatattctgtgacttatccaaagcatttgattgtgtgaaccatgacattatgttagagaaattacaatccTAAGGTATAAATGGAAAAGCAtttgagtggtttaagtcatatctacagaacaggaaggaaAAAGTCTCCTTGTAAGCTTCTAGTGATTttaaggagtttgccacttcatctaactggaatgaaattacattaggtgttccacaaggtttgaTCATGGGTCTCCTcctgttcttgatgtatgtgaatgacctcccttcttacgtGAATCAAGAtgttgaactgacactgtttgctggtgatacaagcataattattaatcgaGTAAAGGaaagtccaatagaaaatgatacaaataaggtcttttgaaaagttattaattggtattCTGTGAATGGGTTTCCTCTGAACTTCGCAaatacacagtacatccaattttctgctgcaaaaagtttaatttcttcaataaacataacacatcaaaagaagtctgtAGCCAGGCTAGAgcgtactaagtttttgggtgtacatatatatgataatcttaattggaaaattcgtgttttggatctcctaaagcgactaggttcagcaacttttgcaatcagaataattgccaattttgagtatgtagaaattagtaagctaacatactttgcatacttccactctctgatgtcatacagaataataatctggggcaactcaacacttaggcaaacaGTATTTATtggtcaaaagaaagtagttaaaataatgtgtggggttcatagttgcacatcttgtaggcatctgtttaaaaggttaggaattcttacaactgcttcacagtacatttactcagtaatgaaattttttctcaacaacatggaccagtttaaaatcaacagtgacattcatgattacaataccagaaaaaagaaaaacctgcactatcctttacttaacctatttatggcacagaaaggggtaaaatatgctgctataaaacttttcgataaattaccagatgaaataaaatgtctgacagacggcagtaatagtttcaaaaacaaattgaaatcataactccttgacaactccttctataccatagatgaattcttgaatatgagtaaataaatctggagatataatatatgcattttgtgccatttaagaggATGgggtagataatagaaatatttaggtaatgtaaacactataatgtaaataaaaaaagcaacttgtttcctgtgcacatttcttgtgcatttgacacgttccacctCATAATAGTTTTTCCGTgccattgatcaatggaacacgtaactaactcaaTAACTAACTTAATTGAT containing:
- the LOC124720132 gene encoding zinc finger protein 99-like, encoding MHVFMHIDGTQPPSYDCKWCGEVFHSNVGLKKHMTMSKNCQVLTADSHEKYAHSDEHQTTTSLDSEAEVSVTEHNDQSSCKETWKDSKKPSNDICNTHMTNDREKTSNYGTLSIAVNVSAQADLLTANRTDRCGICGKLFARSGDLERHVSIHTGKRLHKCDFCEKWFAQSRYLKAHTLIHTGKKPYMCEICGKSFTMLGGLKKHSLLHTGNKPHKCEICGKSFTILGNLNKHILIHTGKKPHKCEMCGKAFVFSSYLKAHSLIHNGRKLHKCEICGKSFTILGNLKKHLLIHTGNKPHKCEICGKSFARADHCKTHTLFHIGNKRHKCENCGKSFTILANLNKHLLIHTGKKPHKCEICGKSFAASGYLRNHVLIHSGKKPHKCEICGKSFTMSSHLKKHVLIHTGKKPYMCEICGKSFTMLGDLNKHVLIHTGKKPHKCEICGKSFTVLGNLNKHVLIHNGEKPHKCEICGKSFTMLGDLKKHSLIHTGNKPHKCEICGKSFARADNCKTHSQFHTGSKRHKCEICGKSFTILGNLNKHLLIHTGKKPHKCEICGKSFTMLGDLKKHVLIHTGKKPHKCEICGKSFTIVGNLNKHVLIHTGEKPHKCEICGKAFALSCYLKEHILIHTGKKPYMCEICGKSFTMSGNLKKHSLIHTGKKPLKCEICDKSFTYLDTLKTHALLHVRKKM